Part of the Tolypothrix sp. PCC 7910 genome, AAAGCAGACAATTTATTACTATTAATGAAGCAAAAAATTGATGAGATAGTAGCTAATGATGAAAAGTTGCAACAATTATTATTTAAAGTAAATAATAAATCTTTATCTATCAAATCTACTCATAAACCAGTAGCAGTTAGAGCCTTCTATTTTGAACATGCTCTCTTCTTTAGCTATGATTGCCTTTATGAATTGACTTATGAATTTGCTGCTGCTCTTGGCTTAGACTCCAATGCTATACATACTGAGCAGGAAATAGCTTTTGACGAATCACTAAGTGACATACTTGAAGTAACAAACGTCAATAAATATGAAATACTTTCTTATATTTTAAATCTTCAAATATATATTGAACCTGAATTGCGACAATTAATTCAAGATTTAAAAGAAATTTTTCAACTAAAAAATCAAGAAAATTGTGGGCAGGAAGAAAGATTGTCGCCAGAATATAATCAACAATTGAGGAGTTTGCTAATTAAATACCGTGATATCTGTTATAAAGATGAATTAAGCGAACATCAAAATGAATTGCTATGGTGTTACTATGATGCCAATGAAATGCTGCTTAATTGCCTAAATAATGATTAGACACGTCCGGAATATGAATTGGGTACAAAAAAATGGTAGAAAGTAAAATTGACCCTCTACCAAAATTTAATTAAATGATTAGTATATTTGATTATATACAAAAGTATCCACGAAGAGCAAAGCAACTTTTGGGGATTAGTTATGACCAATTTACTGACCTTGTAAACTATGCTAAAAACAGTCATGAAGAAGAACAACTCAAATTGGAACAGAAGAAAGTTAGAATACATCGTCGTGGAGGTGGACGCAAAGAATTATTATCCATCCCAGAACAAGTATGTTTGTGCTTGTTTTATCTGAGACAAATACCCACATTTGAAGTTTTAGGAATAATGTTTGGTATATCAAAAACTTTATCTAATGATACTTTTCATTACTGGAGAAAAATATTACGTAAGATTCTCCCTTCTAGTTTAATAGAGCAAGTAGAAAATAAAGAAGGAGATTTGCTCATTATACAAGAAATATTAACGAATTTTAAGTTGCTAGTTGATAGCGTAGAACAGCCTATAGATAGACCATCTGACAACGAAGAACAGAAAAAGTTCTTTTCGGGAAAGAAAAAACAGCATACTATAAAAAACCAGATAGTTTCCTTGCCAGAGGGAAAAGATATTATTGATGTTACAGTAGGCTCTCCAGGGCCAACAGCAGACATAAAATTATTTAGAGAGCAACAAACAAAATTTGATGAAAAACAAGAATTTACGGGAGATAAAGCGTATCAAGGTGGGAATAATATTACTACCCCTCATAAGAAGAAAAGAAAACAACAATTAAATGAACAACAAAAAGAAGAAAATAAAGCTCTATCAAGTAAGCGTATATTTGTTGAGCATTTAATACGTATTGTAAAAATTTTCCAAGTGGCATCACAAAGATTTAGATTAAATGCTGATGTTTATAATGAAATAGTTTTGTTAGTTTGTGGTCTAGTAAGACTGCGAATTGGCACTTTCGTATTACCGAATAGCGCCATAAATTAGTATCAATTAAAAATTGTGTTTGCGTTAGGCAAGATTATGTATTTTTCTGCTCTAAACTATCAGTAACTATATCAAACACTTATTGTTCCATTGCAACAGAATCTGCAAGGACTGGTCTCAAAGCCTTGTAAATATAGGCTTGCGAGTTTTCGGACGGGTCTATTGTTATATAAGCCGCGAAGTTAGGCAAGAAATCGAAAATACTTTGCTTCTACCGATATCTGAGTTAAAAATCTAAATTATAAATTTAACAGAGTATCAAGATTTCAGTGTTTTCAATATACATAGGTTTTGAAAAAGAAGAATAAGTGATCACACTTTAATCACAAAATTTGCGATCGCTCATTTTCCAGCAGTAAGATTATCTAAAAGTTGCTGAAATTTGTTTGTGGAAAGAATGGCGATCGCACTCTCATCACAAAACAGGCGATCGCTCATTCTCCAGAAGTGAGATTATCTAACAGTTGCTGAAATTCGGCTGTCGAAGGAATTGCGATTGCTCTCTTCAAAAGCGTCTTTAATACCGATGGTTCTTCTATAGCATTGATAGCTTCCACAATAGCAGTTGGCACTTCTCCAAACCGTGTTTCTAAAACTTCAATTACGCTTTCTCTGGCATTTTCAACAATACCTTCTTCTTTTGCTAACCTTTCAATACTAGTTACGTACCGCATTCTATTTGTCTCCTCGTAATTTCTCACTACTGTTTTGAAACTACTTGCCAATTCTTTTGGCAAAACCATCACCCAGTCGATAAACCGAAATAATTCTTGAATATCTCCCCGGCTATATCCCCTTTCAAAAAGACTTCTGACTAGGCTTAATTTCCACTGTAGCCGACTTTCTGGGTTTCGTTGTGTCGCTTTGGTTTTGAGATGTGCCATCACTATTATCCCAAAGGGATTGGTGGTTTGCTCTAGAGTTTCCCAAGATTGTTCATAGTCTAATAACTTCGCTATGGGAAATTCTAAGCTGACACGACATCCCGCCAGTTCATAGCTGTAGCTGGAAGGTCGCCAATTTGCTTGTTCATCGGCTAAGACAGCCAAGCTGATGACTCGCTGTTTATGGCGGTCAAATAAGCGGTAATTGTAGGTGTACATCCGTTCGGGAAATTGGCTATCATATTGTCCTTGGACTTCTACGTGAACTAATACCCAAGCTTCCTCACCATCTAGTAACCAAACTTTGGCGACTTTATCAACATAACGCCGCCCAATTTCTGCATCAGGTTCTAGCTGTTGCAGTTCTGTGTCCAGAAATTCATAGGGTCGCGTCCAGTCGATCGCGTCGTAAGCTAGGGTAAAAAAGAATTCCAGAAACCGGGGAAAATATAGCTCAATGATTTCTTTCCAAGGACTATCGTAATCGGTAGATTGCTCGGTCATGGATTAAAACAAAAAGTATCTTTGCGCCATTGGTAAAATTGTCGCAGGTTCACAAATCAACAATTCGCCATCAGCCCTGACTTCATAGGTTTCGGGATCTACTTCTATATGG contains:
- a CDS encoding transposase family protein codes for the protein MISIFDYIQKYPRRAKQLLGISYDQFTDLVNYAKNSHEEEQLKLEQKKVRIHRRGGGRKELLSIPEQVCLCLFYLRQIPTFEVLGIMFGISKTLSNDTFHYWRKILRKILPSSLIEQVENKEGDLLIIQEILTNFKLLVDSVEQPIDRPSDNEEQKKFFSGKKKQHTIKNQIVSLPEGKDIIDVTVGSPGPTADIKLFREQQTKFDEKQEFTGDKAYQGGNNITTPHKKKRKQQLNEQQKEENKALSSKRIFVEHLIRIVKIFQVASQRFRLNADVYNEIVLLVCGLVRLRIGTFVLPNSAIN
- a CDS encoding transposase; the protein is MTEQSTDYDSPWKEIIELYFPRFLEFFFTLAYDAIDWTRPYEFLDTELQQLEPDAEIGRRYVDKVAKVWLLDGEEAWVLVHVEVQGQYDSQFPERMYTYNYRLFDRHKQRVISLAVLADEQANWRPSSYSYELAGCRVSLEFPIAKLLDYEQSWETLEQTTNPFGIIVMAHLKTKATQRNPESRLQWKLSLVRSLFERGYSRGDIQELFRFIDWVMVLPKELASSFKTVVRNYEETNRMRYVTSIERLAKEEGIVENARESVIEVLETRFGEVPTAIVEAINAIEEPSVLKTLLKRAIAIPSTAEFQQLLDNLTSGE